In the genome of Hippoglossus hippoglossus isolate fHipHip1 chromosome 4, fHipHip1.pri, whole genome shotgun sequence, one region contains:
- the uhmk1 gene encoding serine/threonine-protein kinase Kist: MAHCGSSEPKPQAPSQGSVDQSMKPVLFEIFGEIWTVESRLGQGVSASVYRVSSGRATTAAVKQFQVDTQGGDYGYHKERSVLEDIQGHKNIVTLYGVFTNSSCMGVSTRCLLLELLDVSVSDLLVRGCSGNQGGRPQQGHSMWLVQHCARDILEALAFLHKEGYVHADLKPRNILWSADDECFKLIDFGLSFKEGNQDVKYIQTDGYRAPEAEIQNSLAQAGVEVEGDLGCTAAVDLWSLGIILLEMFSGIKLKDTVRSQEWKDNCAAIVDHIFASNSLACPAIPVYHLRDLIKSMLLIDPKQRCTAETALLSPFFSIPFAPHIEDLVLLPSPVLRLLNLIDDSHLHNEDEYEDILDDMKEECQKYGSVVSLLIPKENPGKGQVFVEYANSGDSQEAQRLLTGRTFDGKFVVATFYPLSAYKRGYLYQTVQ; the protein is encoded by the exons ATGGCTCACTGCGGCTCCTCCGAGCCAAAGCCACAGGCACCGTCGCAGGGCAGCGTAGACCAGAGCATGAAGCCCGTGCTGTTCGAGATCTTCGGTGAGATATGGACCGTCGAGTCGCGCCTCGGCCAAGGAGTCTCGGCCTCGGTTTACCGGGTCAGCTCAGGCAGAGCCACCACCGCCGCTGTCAAGCAGTTTCAGGTCGACACTCAGGGAGGAGATTACGGGTATCACAAGGAGAGGTCTGTGCTGGAGGACATACAGGGACACAAAAACATCG TGACACTGTACGGGGTTTTCACCAACAGCAGCTGTATGGGTGTTTCCACTCGCTGTCTCCTGCTGGAGCTCTTGGATGTCAGTGTGTCCGACCTGTTGGTGAGAGGATGCAGTGGTAATCAAGGTGGTAG ACCCCAGCAGGGCCACTCCATGTGGCTTGTCCAGCACTGTGCCAGAGACATCCTAGAGGCTCTCGCCTTCCTCCACAAGGAGGGCTACGTCCATGCCGATCTCAAGCCTCGCAACATCCTGTGGAGTGCTGACGATGAGTGCTTCAAGCTCATCGACTTTGGCCTCAGCTTCAAAGAGGGAAACCAG GATGTCAAGTACATCCAGACAGATGGGTATCGAGCACCAGAGGCTGAGATTCAGAACAGCCTTGCTCAGGCCGGGGTTGAGGTGGAGGGAGACTTGGGCTGCACAGCCGCTGTGGACCTGTGGAGCCTTGGCATCATCCTGTTGGAGATGTTCTCAGGAATCAAACTCAAAGACACTGTCCGCTCACAGGAGTGGAAG GATAACTGTGCTGCCATTGTTGACCATATCTTTGCCAGCAACAGTCTGGCATGCCCTGCCATCCCTGTCTATCACCTCAGAGACCTTATCAAAAG CATGCTTCTCATTGACCCAAAGCAAAGATGCACAGCTGAAACTGCGCTCCTGAGCCCGTTCTTCAGTATTCCCTTTG ctCCTCACATAGAGGACCTGGTCCTGCTGCCCTCTCCTGTTCTGCGTCTGCTCAACCTGATTGATGACAGTCATCTGCACAATGAAGATGAGTATGAAG ACATCCTGGATGACATGAAAGAGGAGTGCCAGAAATACGGCTCAGTGGTTTCTCTGCTCATCCCCAAGGAGAATCCAGGGAAAGGACAG GTGTTTGTGGAGTATGCCAACTCCGGCGACTCCCAAGAGGCTCAGAGGTTGCTGACAGGCCGCACCTTCGATGGGAAATTTGTCGTGGCCACCTTCTACCCTCTCAGCGCTTATAAAAGAGGTTACTTGTATCAAACTGTGCAGTAA